The following proteins come from a genomic window of Metarhizium brunneum chromosome 2, complete sequence:
- the het-6_5 gene encoding Heterokaryon incompatibility protein 6, OR allele, translating into MDRYQYEPLPPDGKHIRLAVLHPRASPRPEDIRITIQHAPLEARPFMALSYVWGDASDRLDVAVAQSSTDAPAKRLSVTANLAEALGHLPYADSHLVLWVDAVCINQQDLDERARHVSLVAEIYASAERVLAWTGPSAPGSNVAVNLLHRIADSVDLDPDPDPGSRAPRPRPRESQWTRESGAASAYFRLLLDERVALPWDGPESQALEAFFHRPWFERLWARQEIALGAADAVLLCGASSIAWAKFARAAVFLDRKAKDPRHPRFRRWTARTALVADTAAPRVSGLGHLLRQMQRTGCADPRDRVYGVLGILPPEAQGLAARIAPDYRKPVVEVYKELVLAEMEATRRADLVSESRRADSTCPGRRPSWVPDWTVRRERDLWPTPQCADGQSAVSACVVDGGRGLAIKGVLAATVVDVVPMAVARSAAPQDPILPSVVALIHEVAAKLHLSDGPGYRPSRADGMLEALCYALSGGCLADDMADEVRDAATPSMAQFQRLIRFALDTTVGDASPATEPSRDVMTDVFLCVGSMVRACEETALLITEEGFVGAGPALTRPGDQISVMLGCMRPLVLRAQEAWSGGGGGGTENSSTYAVVGPCNAHGLNWGEALLGPLPEDVRLTWGPSGPVFRSRNTGEDAAADPRIDWDLLEVGAKEDAFVQRATATDGVSMYKRPDAAYFANKGARLRTFHLV; encoded by the coding sequence ATGGACAGATACCAGTACGAGCCGCTGCCGCCAGACGGCAAGCACATCCGGCTGGCGGTGCTTCACCCGCGCGCGTCCCCCCGCCCAGAGGACATCCGCATCACCATCCAGCACGCGCCGCTCGAGGCCCGGCCCTTCATGGCCCTGTCGTACGTCTGGGGAGACGCAAGCGACAGGCtcgacgtcgccgtcgcccagtCGTCGACCGACGCGCCGGCCAAGCGCCTCTCGGTCACGGCCAACCTGGCAGAGGCCCTCGGCCACCTCCCCTACGCCGACAGCCACCTCGTCCTCTGGGTCGACGCCGTGTGCATCAACCAGCAGGACCTGGACGAGCGCGCGCGGCACGTCTCCCTCGTGGCGGAGATCTACGCCTCGGCGGAGCGCGTCCTCGCGTGGACCGGCCCCTCCGCCCCCGGCAGCAACGTGGCCGTGAACCTGCTGCACCGCATCGCCGACTCGGTCGACCTCGACCCCGACCCCGACCCCGGGTCGCGCGCGCCGCGGCCCAGGCCCCGGGAGTCGCAGTGGACCAGGGAGAGCGGCGCGGCCAGCGCCTACTTccggctgctgctcgacgagCGCGTCGCCCTGCCCTGGGACGGGCCCGAGTCGCaggccctcgaggccttcTTCCACCGCCCCTGGTTCGAGAGGCTCTGGGCGCGGCAGGAGATTGcgctcggcgccgccgacgccgtgctGCTGTGCGGCGCGTCGTCCATCGCCTGGGCCAAGTTCGCCAGGGCGGCCGTCTTCCTCGACAGGAAGGCCAAGGACCCCCGGCACCCTCGCTTCCGGCGctggacggcgaggacggcgcTCGTGGCCGACACCGCGGCGCCCCGCGTCTCGGGCCTCGGCCACCTGCTGCGGCAGATGCAGCGGACCGGGTGCGCGGACCCCCGCGACCGGGTCTACGGCGTGCTGGGGATCCTGCCGCCGGAAGCGCAGGGCCTCGCGGCGCGCATCGCGCCCGACTACAGGAAGCCCGTGGTGGAAGTGTACAAGGAGCTGGTGCTCGCGGAGATGGAGGCGACGCGCAGGGCCGACCTCGTGTCGGAATCCCGGCGGGCCGACTCCACTTGTCCGGGTCGGCGGCCGTCGTGGGTGCCGGACTGGACCGTGAGGCGGGAGCGGGACCTGTGGCCGACGCCGCAGTGCGCCGATGGGCAGTCGGCCGTGTCTGCGTGTGTGGTCGACGGGGGGCGGGGGCTGGCCATCAAGGGCGTCTTGGCCGcgaccgtcgtcgacgttgtCCCCATGGCCGTTGCACGGAGCGCGGCGCCGCAGGATCCCATACTGCCGTCTGTCGTCGCTCTCATACACGAGGTCGCCGCCAAGCTCCATCTTTCCGATGGGCCGGGGTACCGACCGTCGCGGGCGGACGGCATGCTTGAGGCTCTGTGTTACGCACTGTCGGGTGGCTGCCTTGCCGATGACATGGCGGACGAAGTGAGGGATGCGGCCACGCCCAGCATGGCCCAGTTTCAGCGGCTGATTAGGTTTGCGCTCGACACTACGGTTGGCGACGCTTCTCCGGCGACAGAGCCGAGCCGGGACGTCATGACGGACGTCTTTCTCTGCGTCGGAAGCATGGTGCGGGCGTGCGAGGAGACGGCGCTGCTCATTACCGAGGAAGGCTTTGTCGGGGCCGGGCCGGCGCTTACACGGCCGGGGGACCAGATCTCGGTCATGCTGGGCTGCATGAGACCGCTGGTGCTACGGGCCCAGGAGGCATGgagcggtggtggtggtggcggcacTGAAAACAGCAGCACGTATGCCGTTGTCGGGCCCTGCAACGCACATGGCTTGAACTGGGGCGAGGCCCTGCTTGGTCCGTTGCCGGAGGACGTGCGCCTCACATGGGGCCCGTCCGGGCCTGTTTTCAGGAGTAGAAACACGGGTGAAGATGCGGCGGCAGATCCCAGGATCGACTGGGACCTGCTGGAAGTCGGCGCCAAGGAGGATGCGTTTGTGCAGAGGGCCACCGCGACAGACGGAGTGTCCATGTACAAGAGGCCTGATGCGGCGTATTTTGCCAACAAGGGCGCCAGACTGAGAACCTTTCACTTGGTataa